The region CCTTGCCGGAAAGAAGATATAATAATATATGAAAAAGATTAATAGCTACGGAAAGGATGGTTAAAGGTGGAGGCTAATCTCGATTTACTGTTTACCCGCAGGAGCATCAGGAAATATACCGATCAAAAGATTCCCGACGAGCTGATAAAAATCATTCTTGCGGCGGGCATGGCTGCCCCCTCGGCAGGCAATGAAGAACCTTGGGAATTCATTGTAGTTGATGAGAGGGAAAAGATGATCGCAATCACAGAAGTTCATCCCTATTCAGCCATGCTGAGAAATGCCAGCCATTGCATCATTACTTGTGCCAATCCCGCAAAATTCAAATATCCTGAAGAATACTGGATTCAGGACTGTTCAGCAGCCACCCAGAATATGTTATTGGCGGCAAACGGACTGGGACTCGGAGCTGTCTGGCTGGCTACTTTTCCGAAGATGGATAGAGTTGAAGGAGTAAGAAGAATCTTTGCAATTCCCCCGGAGATAATTCCGGTCTCCATGATTTCCCTGGGTTACCCGGCGGAAAAGAAAGCCCCGAAAAAGGGCTG is a window of Clostridiaceae bacterium DNA encoding:
- a CDS encoding nitroreductase family protein — protein: MEANLDLLFTRRSIRKYTDQKIPDELIKIILAAGMAAPSAGNEEPWEFIVVDEREKMIAITEVHPYSAMLRNASHCIITCANPAKFKYPEEYWIQDCSAATQNMLLAANGLGLGAVWLATFPKMDRVEGVRRIFAIPPEIIPVSMISLGYPAEKKAPKKGCNEALIHWNKY